The DNA window CGGTTGATTCGCCGTGTCCGGTCCGGTGAGCACCCCGGTCGGCGTGAACACCAGGGTCGCCTGGTCGTCGGGGGCGATCGACAGATCGACCGAGACGCTGACCCGGTGATCGAAGCCGGCCGATTTCGGCGTGCCGGTGAACACCAGGCCGTGGCTGCCGGAGATACCGGATTCGGTGGTCCCACCGGTCGCATCGTTGGTTTCCCTGGGGGGCGCGTCGACCATCAGGTCGCTCATGCCCAGGTAGCGGCCCAGGTGCATGGAGTCGATGATGATGCGGCTCTCCAGCTCGCCCACGGGGAGCTTCGCATCGGGCCTGATCAGCCATGACGCGTAGGTCAGATCGATCGAGTGCATGGTGGCCTCGAGGGTGGCCTTGCCGGTCATCGCGTGGTCGACCGCGTTGGCCTTGATCTCAAGCTCGTTGTAATGCCGGTGCATCGCCTGGGGGATGAACGGGAAGGCCAGGATGGCCACGAACGGGTCCGAGCCCAGCTTGGCCACTTTGCGCACGGTCGTCGACAGCCGGTACTCGGCGTAGATGCTCGTTCCGTAGTCGACGCCGACGGCGCCAGCGGCCACCACGGCCACGGCGACCACCGCGGCCGTCGCACCGATCAGAACCTTCCGCACCCGCATATTGTGGCCGAGGCGGCGCCGCGTTTGCCGCGAGGTCCGTCCTGCGGTCCCCCGGCTGCCCCGAGCGGTTGGTCACACTGCATGTCGGCGCGCTCGATCACTAAGCCAAAGACCAGGTGGCACGTTATCGTTAGATGACCTGGCAACTAACGCGACGTTGCGTCCCGAATTGGGAT is part of the Mycobacterium sp. HUMS_12744610 genome and encodes:
- the lmeA gene encoding mannan chain length control protein LmeA, whose amino-acid sequence is MRVRKVLIGATAAVVAVAVVAAGAVGVDYGTSIYAEYRLSTTVRKVAKLGSDPFVAILAFPFIPQAMHRHYNELEIKANAVDHAMTGKATLEATMHSIDLTYASWLIRPDAKLPVGELESRIIIDSMHLGRYLGMSDLMVDAPPRETNDATGGTTESGISGSHGLVFTGTPKSAGFDHRVSVSVDLSIAPDDQATLVFTPTGVLTGPDTANQPVPDDKREAVLHAFSTTLPGQRLPFGVAPQTVGARGSDVIIEGISYSVTITLEEFRQS